One Meriones unguiculatus strain TT.TT164.6M chromosome 5, Bangor_MerUng_6.1, whole genome shotgun sequence DNA segment encodes these proteins:
- the Tada3 gene encoding transcriptional adapter 3 isoform X2 produces the protein MSELKDCPLQFHDFKSVDHLKVCPRYTAVLARSEDDGIGIEELDTLQLELETLLSSASRRLRVLEAETQILTDWQDKKGDRRFLKLGRDHELGAPPKHGKPKKQKLEGKTGHGPGPGPGRPKSKNVQPKIQEYEFTDDPIDVPRIPKNDAPNRFWASVEPYCADITSEEVRTLEELLKPPEDEAEHYKIPPLGKHYSQRWAQEDLLEEQKDGARAAAVADKKKGLMGPLTELDTKDVDALLKKSEAQHEQPEDGCPFGALTQRLLQALVEENIISPMEDSPIPDMSGKESGADGASTSPRNQNKPFSVPHTKSLESRIKEELIAQGLLESEDRPAEDSEDEVLAELRKRQAELKALSAHNRTKKHDLLRLAKEEVSRQELRQRVRMADNEVMDAFRKIMAARQKKRTPTKKEKDQAWKTLKERESILKLLDG, from the exons ATGAGTGAGCTGAAGGACTGCCCATTGCAGTTTCACGACTTCAAGTCTGTGGACCACCTGAAGGTCTGTCCCCGGTACACGGCAGTGCTGGCCCGCTCTGAGGACGATGGTATTGGTATCGAGGAGCTGGACACCCTTCAGCTGGAGCTTGAGACACTGCTGTCCTCTGCAAGCAGGCGACTGCGTGTACTGGAAGCTGAAACCCAG ATCCTTACTGACTGGCAAGATAAGAAGGGTGACCGACGATTCCTGAAGCTGGGTCGAGACCATGAGCTTGGGGCTCCCCCAAAACATGGGAAACCCAAGAAGCAGAAACTAGAAGGGAAGACAGGACATGGGCCAGGCCCTGGCCCAGGACGACCCAAATCCAAAAACGTTCAGCCCAAGATCCAAGAATATGAGTTCACTGATGACCCAATCGACGTGCCTCGGATCCCCAAGAATGATGCTCCCAACAG GTTCTGGGCCTCTGTGGAGCCCTATTGTGCTGACATCACCAGTGAGGAGGTACGAACACTGGAGGAGCTCCTGAAGCCCCCTGAAGATGAAGCTGAACATTATAAG ATCCCTCCACTGGGGAAACACTACTCCCAGCGCTGGGCACAGGAGGATCtgctggaggagcagaaggaCGGGGCCCGAGCAGCAGCTGTGGCTGACAAGAAGAAAGGCCTCATGGGACCACTGACTGAATTGGACACAAAAG ATGTGGATGCCCTGCTGAAGAAGTCTGAGGCCCAGCATGAGCAGCCAGAAGATGGGTGTCCCTTTGGTGCCCTGACGCAGCGCCTGCTACAAGCCCTGGTGGAG GAAAACATTATTTCCCCTATGGAGGACTCTCCTATTCCTGACATGTCTGGAAAAGAATCAGGGGCTGATGGAGCAAGCACCTCTCCCCGAAATCAGAACAAGCCCTTCAG TGTGCCACATACCAAGTCCCTGGAGAGCCGCATCAAGGAGGAGCTGATTGcccagggcctcctggagtcCGAGGACCGGCCTGCTGAGGACTCAGAGGATGAGGTCCTTGCTGAGCTGCGCAAACGGCAGGCTGAGCTGAAGGCGCTCAGTGCACACAACCGCACCAAGAAGCATGACCTGCTGAG GTTAGCAAAGGAGGAGGTGAGccggcaggagctgaggcagcgGGTCCGAATGGCAGACAATGAGGTCATGGATGCCTTCCGAAAGATCATGGCTGCCCGGCAGAAGAAGCGCACCCCCACGAAGAAGGAGAAGGACCAGGCCTGGAAGACGCTGAAGGAGCGGGAGAGCATCCTGAAGCTCTTAGATGGGTAG
- the Arpc4 gene encoding actin-related protein 2/3 complex subunit 4: MTATLRPYLSAVRATLQAALCLENFSSQVVERHNKPEVEVRSSKELLLQPVTISRNEKEKVLIEGSINSVRVSIAVKQADEIEKILCHKFMRFMMMRAENFFILRRKPVEGYDISFLITNFHTEQMYKHKLVDFVIHFMEEIDKEISEMKLSVNARARIVAEEFLKNF, from the exons ATG ACTGCCACTCTCCGCCCTTACCTTAGTGCCGTGCGGGCCACACTGCAGGCTGCCCTCTGCCTGGAGAACTTCTCCTCCCAGGTTGTGGAACGACACAACAAGCCAGAGGTCGAAGTCAG gaGTAGCAAAGAACTCCTATTGCAACCTGTTACCATCAGCAGGAATGAGAAGGAAAAGGTTCTGATTGAGGGCTCCATCAATTCTGTCCGGGTCAGCATTGCTGTGAAACAG GCTGATGAGATTGAGAAGATTTTATGCCATAAGTTCATGCGCTTCATGATGATGCGAGCAGAAAACTTCTTTATCCTTCGAAGGAAACCTGTGGAG GGTTATGACATCAGCTTTCTCATCACCAACTTCCACACGGAACAGATGTACAAACACAAATTGGTGGACTTTGTAATCCACTTCATGGAGGAGATTGACAAGGAGATCAGTGAGATGAAGCTGTCAGTCAATGCCCGGGCCCGTATTGTGGCTGAGGAGTTCCTCAAGAAT ttttAG
- the Tada3 gene encoding transcriptional adapter 3 isoform X1 yields MQGPISWAMSELKDCPLQFHDFKSVDHLKVCPRYTAVLARSEDDGIGIEELDTLQLELETLLSSASRRLRVLEAETQILTDWQDKKGDRRFLKLGRDHELGAPPKHGKPKKQKLEGKTGHGPGPGPGRPKSKNVQPKIQEYEFTDDPIDVPRIPKNDAPNRFWASVEPYCADITSEEVRTLEELLKPPEDEAEHYKIPPLGKHYSQRWAQEDLLEEQKDGARAAAVADKKKGLMGPLTELDTKDVDALLKKSEAQHEQPEDGCPFGALTQRLLQALVEENIISPMEDSPIPDMSGKESGADGASTSPRNQNKPFSVPHTKSLESRIKEELIAQGLLESEDRPAEDSEDEVLAELRKRQAELKALSAHNRTKKHDLLRLAKEEVSRQELRQRVRMADNEVMDAFRKIMAARQKKRTPTKKEKDQAWKTLKERESILKLLDG; encoded by the exons ATGCAG GGTCCCATCTCCTGGGCCATGAGTGAGCTGAAGGACTGCCCATTGCAGTTTCACGACTTCAAGTCTGTGGACCACCTGAAGGTCTGTCCCCGGTACACGGCAGTGCTGGCCCGCTCTGAGGACGATGGTATTGGTATCGAGGAGCTGGACACCCTTCAGCTGGAGCTTGAGACACTGCTGTCCTCTGCAAGCAGGCGACTGCGTGTACTGGAAGCTGAAACCCAG ATCCTTACTGACTGGCAAGATAAGAAGGGTGACCGACGATTCCTGAAGCTGGGTCGAGACCATGAGCTTGGGGCTCCCCCAAAACATGGGAAACCCAAGAAGCAGAAACTAGAAGGGAAGACAGGACATGGGCCAGGCCCTGGCCCAGGACGACCCAAATCCAAAAACGTTCAGCCCAAGATCCAAGAATATGAGTTCACTGATGACCCAATCGACGTGCCTCGGATCCCCAAGAATGATGCTCCCAACAG GTTCTGGGCCTCTGTGGAGCCCTATTGTGCTGACATCACCAGTGAGGAGGTACGAACACTGGAGGAGCTCCTGAAGCCCCCTGAAGATGAAGCTGAACATTATAAG ATCCCTCCACTGGGGAAACACTACTCCCAGCGCTGGGCACAGGAGGATCtgctggaggagcagaaggaCGGGGCCCGAGCAGCAGCTGTGGCTGACAAGAAGAAAGGCCTCATGGGACCACTGACTGAATTGGACACAAAAG ATGTGGATGCCCTGCTGAAGAAGTCTGAGGCCCAGCATGAGCAGCCAGAAGATGGGTGTCCCTTTGGTGCCCTGACGCAGCGCCTGCTACAAGCCCTGGTGGAG GAAAACATTATTTCCCCTATGGAGGACTCTCCTATTCCTGACATGTCTGGAAAAGAATCAGGGGCTGATGGAGCAAGCACCTCTCCCCGAAATCAGAACAAGCCCTTCAG TGTGCCACATACCAAGTCCCTGGAGAGCCGCATCAAGGAGGAGCTGATTGcccagggcctcctggagtcCGAGGACCGGCCTGCTGAGGACTCAGAGGATGAGGTCCTTGCTGAGCTGCGCAAACGGCAGGCTGAGCTGAAGGCGCTCAGTGCACACAACCGCACCAAGAAGCATGACCTGCTGAG GTTAGCAAAGGAGGAGGTGAGccggcaggagctgaggcagcgGGTCCGAATGGCAGACAATGAGGTCATGGATGCCTTCCGAAAGATCATGGCTGCCCGGCAGAAGAAGCGCACCCCCACGAAGAAGGAGAAGGACCAGGCCTGGAAGACGCTGAAGGAGCGGGAGAGCATCCTGAAGCTCTTAGATGGGTAG